The nucleotide window GCATTTCTGAACCTTAGTATCCTTATCTTTAAGAGGAGTCATCCGTCAGGATTGTTGTAAAAATTGAAGCCATGTATGTTTGGCATAGGAAAGTTACAGAAAATGGTAGCTACAATGATGAATCAAAGAACTGCCGTCCTTGATCTGGCTTAATGTAGTTTACATGCCAACCTTTCCTGGGTTTTATAGTAATAATCTAAACTTTGAGCTGACAGCTTTAATGCTTCTGCAGTTGTTTAAGCACATTGGGACATGGAAGTATCTGCAAACACATCTGGGTGAATAGGCACCATATGACTCCTTTACTGCTTCATGTAGTCCTTCCACCCTAGTAGAGGTGCCAGCTCAGTAGGAGGGTACACTTCTCAGGGGACAGGTCTTTGTCAAGGGTCTCCAAGTAGCTGTGCTTCCATTTAGGGCCATCAAACAAGGTTTCAGGGTCCTTTAAATGCCTAATGACCAACTGAACACTGTCTCTTCATGGAAAAAAGGCCAGTCAGTAAGATGATGAAGCAGAGACCATCTGTTTAATATGTAAACTATGTTGTTCAGTTTCTACCAACATTTGAGTGTCTCCTGAGAGGTCAGTACATTGAGTTCTCCTACAAAGCCTAAACACAGGTATTATTTACCTGATCAAATGAGTAAATTGGGGCTTAGAAAGTCTAAATGACCTTTCCAGGGCTACCCTGCTATTGGTAATGGAGCCACATCTTGAACCAGTTGACTGGATGGGATACATGATCAAGCAAGGTTTCATTGTCAGAGTGTAGTCCTCAGACCCATGCCTGTACCATAAGTTACTAACACCGCAGGTTACTGGTCAAGCACAGATACTGGTGGGAAacttcttttaaagtaattttgtttttgttgaatctaataaaAAAACGGGGcttgtatttttgtatgtgtttttatttcatttgtcaaGGACTTCACTTTTATTGTCGTTTTCAAAACTATAGGCACTGCCACAGtctgaaaataaaaagccagCCCTTTACCACAGATAGCTTGAGAAGCACTGGATTATCCTGCCTACTGCACAGAGGCAAAGCCAGGCTGAAATACATAAGGAGAACTTTACTTCACTGCCTCCCATTTAGCCTCTGTATTCCTGTCAATAGTGTAAACACTAATTAATTTTGCCTCTTTAACTTGCTGGTTGTCTTCAGAATGTCACAAACTTGGATCTTTGCGTTATCACCACCTAGTGGCTAAAATCAGGCAATGCCAACTTCTCCTGGATTCTTAAAATTGATCTGGGAAAACAGAATTTTGGATTTTCTAGAACTGCACTGGGGTAACATGCAAGAACTCTTGTGCCACATCTGTGTTAACTGTAAAGCACAGAATCTGGTTCTGTAGCAAAGACAAATGAGGACACCTGGATGTGGAGCCTGAATTTTAAAGCAAGATTCTAAgcagttaacatttaaaaagtagtaaagATTTTTCAGTTCCTATGAATATTAACAAATGAAATTTTGTGAAAGTAATAGACTCAGGTGACTATAAAATAGAGAGAACAAAATTCATATTGAGTACTTAAGAGTTTATCAAACTTGTCAACTGTACTTAAAAGGTGAAGTAGGGCTTTTGGAGTAGAGATGATTCAAGAACATGCTTTCAAAATGGTAATTGAGAAGCCAAAATATGGCCAGGCAGGAATTTGCCAATTCTACCGTATAACttaaatgtgatttatatttttctgttataaatgtataaaatttactCTCTAAGAAACCATTGTGTTGGAAGTTTGAAttagggctttattttttttttaatttttttaaacatttatttatttttgagacagagacagagcaagaacgggggagggtcagagagagagggcacccagaatctgaaacaggctccaggctctgagctgtcagcacagagcccaacgcggggctcgaacccacggaccacaagatcatgaactgagctgaagtcaggggcttaaccgactgagccacccaggcgccccttgaattagGGCTTTAAATATGTCCTCACTTACTAATTCTGGCTAGTATTAAGTAGACCCATAAAGtgtcatcaaatatattttaatatccacATACAGGAAAATGGTCCAAAGGTTAAAACTACTAAACATTAAGTATTTGTAACTTTCAATATTGGCtcctttgaaatcagaaaaaaaaagtcttagtaAACTTCAGTTTTATAATCTGAGACTTCAGTTCCTTTAagatgactatttttttaaaataacttgttgGTATGTTATACAAAGAACAATGTTCCAAAACTACCACATATCTTTTCCCCTGTTCAGAGTCAAAGGCAAATGGGCTGGCCAAAGTTTGTTTCCAGCATCTGCCTATTTACCCTTCATTGTCCAAATAGTTTCCTGTGCTCTCAAACTTTCCTATCTACATTTTCTTTCCCCTACTTAAAACAAGATAGGCTATTACCCTTATATTCTTTTACTTGACTGATTATTCTAAGGATAAGCTTTTAGTTCACTTTTGGAGTAAAGGGCTTTGTGTCCATTTTATATGCCCTAAGATATGTCCTTATGTTTAAAGTAAAGTTGGGGGTCAGGAAGCAGGTAAGGTTTTTCTGGCTGCTTGATAACTTTAAAACCACAGATAAACTGAAGCTGGAGTCCGCAAAGATTGTTCCCAGCTACGTATGGGGTAGGGGTGACTTACAGCTTCTTACAAGACCTAGgtcacagggcacctggatggctcagttggttggatgtccgacttctgctcaggtcatgatctcacccttcatgggttcgagccccacaccgggctctgtgctgacagctcagagcctggaacctgcctcagattctgtgtctccctctctttctgcccctccccgctcgtactctgtgcctctccctctctcaaaaataaataaaaacgttaaaaaaaaaaaaaaaaaagacctagttCAGGCCTAAGCCTTGTTCACATCAACCCCTCCCATCTATCCTAAGCTTttccataaatataaaaagcTATTTTTGAATGCAATAAATTGATTAATCTTtaatcatgcctttttttttcctgatagtaTTGTTAAAATAGCCCAGATTACCAAGAGAAATTGAAGTTATCTTCTGGAAGCTGTTAagacaggaaatgaaaataatttcaatagtTTAAGAACTAGTCTGATTGTAggaatttatataaaacatttctctATGAAAAGGATACCTGGGTTCAAAGGACTTTGACTAAGAATTCTATTTCAAAatctgttttataaattcttattctaaaaacaaagagcctattctttttaatttaacccttttctgtataaaatgtgaaaaataaatttacatttcatggccaatttttatttcctatcaCTTTAGTCATCAGAACTTATTTCTAAGAATAGATTTCATTTCCCTTATCTTACATCTTTATAACAGTCATCCTACCATAAACttattcaaaattaaacattgtattcatcaaatataaatttgaaactAAACCCATAAATCTGTAAGTTTATCTTGTTGTAAAACCAAATATGTATGttagtgtcatttttaaaaactattaataataCAACAGCATTAGTAACTATCTTTATTCTCAAATTGATAAAAGCATTTAACATATATACTTTACAGTATAAACAAAGTAAGTGCTATGCATTTTGCTTATAAAGTGACTTAAAGTATTTCAAGCATTATATAATTCAATTTgtacaaaaaagtaaatttccGAATAAAGCTTTGGTTAGTAGAACTGATTATGCACTGTCAAATCCATTTTCCAAAGTTGTTCAAGGGAAAAAAGGCTTCATCCGCTATCACATGTATTTCTTGTACAAAGCTTTTTAACTATTTAGTAAGGGGAAAATATTACaataattgcttttaatttcccAGTCTGGATCAgccttttttcttctcatttacatGTGGCCGGAACACCATGACTTTTGAAAAGTATAAATTAGGTACAAAATcacctttacttttttcttaggAAGgtgatctatttaaaaaatagattcgATCTGTAAGACTGTTGGCTTCCATTATTACCAAGATGCTTTCTAAAAGTTTCAAGCATTACTATATTATTCCATTGGGGATAAATCACTTCTAATTTCCCTTAGGAAGGTAATATCTACTAGCACTAGTGCTCAGAATCAAAGCTTATAtaatatctaaaaacaaaaacaaaactaaatgtaGCCCCAAACTTAATATTCTTATAGCAATGTATGTTTTACCATTATTCATACGAAAGTAATAAAAATGCTACCTaacttaaataatataaaatagcgTTGTAACCAAATTAACAATCACAAAACTGCAgacatttttgtattaaaattttccaGTCCACTGAGCAATATTTACTCAAAAATATGATTATGAACTTAAATATATCCTCTTTTAAGTTCACTTGTTTATACTGAACAAGTGGTGCTCCttttatgatttttgaaaattctaCTTACATAACTATTTAAttccaaaatggaaaatgaacCATCACTAAAATTCACTGGAGAATATTCTTTCatggaaataatttataaacattttaaagttctacctttaattatttcaaattggCTTTTTTAAATAGATAAGCTTTTCATTTCAATTACTGTATAATACTTCAAACCTAGCTTAAACAAAGATAAAACCAAGGAGAACTGGCAAAGCATTCCTTGCTTTACATAGGATGCCTCAAAGTGTCACATACATAGTAACATATCACAAAAGAGAATTTATATGGTTTAGCAGATTATAGAGCAAACCTGAAAGTTTATACAAAACTAAACACTGCCTCGCttctattctgtttattttcttttaatttgatcTTGGCTCTGTTTATTATCTGTCTATAATAACCATTGTGTGACACATACCAGTTTTCTAAGAAATCCAATTACTTATACATACCTCTTCAAACAGCTCTGTAACATATTTGAGAACATTCAACCAATCTCTTTCATTCAATATGATACAGCCTACATTTTTCTCACAAAATGCTCACTGTCCTGAGCTATATTAAACACCTTATAACAGGTGTATGTATAACTGAAGACCCTAAAATGtcaagtttacatttaaaaaaaaatgcatagagaACATAACATTTGGAAAACTTCTTAGTACTCAATTCTCGGATATTATAATATATAGGTGTTGTTTCTTTCAGACTGTAAAATGTTTCATCTTTATAACTGACTTACTTTCAGATCTGaaccacagtttaaaaaatttttctgagaTTTGACTGCTGTTAGGCTAAAGAAACAGATGAAGTTTTCTGACCAAAACTGGTCCATGGGTCTTCCAATAAACAATCCTTATATATTCAATGCAGATATCAAATTTCCATGCCACAAAATAGAATTACATCAGAACtacaagaaataaactcttatcATAATACAGTATTCTTAACGTAAAGGTGCTATTCATCATGCCCTACATCATTCAGTCTTTACCAAGTGGGCATCATGTCTGGAAACCACACCCTACCAAGATGCTTGGACACCTCCCAATGGATTTGCTCCAGGCTATACTTTTGGTCAGGAATTAATACTTCTTCCATAATGGATAATTGAGACAGGCGGCCACCACACATCTTCACAAACTCAACAAAGGCACTACATGAGACTTCACATTCCCCTAGTCCAATAGCTGACAAATTTTTACAACGTTCTGCAATGCGAATTAACTCTTCATCAAGTGGCCGTAAGCCATTAGCACATACTACTAGTTCAACTAGTCTAGGGCATGTCATTCCCACACGGCCAAGCACATCTTTGCTTACTGATCTCCCAAAGTAAAGATGGGTGGCAGGTATTTCATACCGAAAGAATGGATCAAATTCctcttcatataaaaaaaaatacatcactaAGTTCACTTTTGGTGAATGTCTGATGAAAGCATCCCAGCTGCTTTTCTGAATAGTATGGAAGTGTGTCTGTCCAGGATTCTCGCTGACTACATCAATGCGCAAATGTTCTAATCGAACGTGTTTTTCAGAAGATAAAGCCAGCAGCAATTCATCACTTAACAAGTGGTAATTCAGGGCCAGTTCACGTAAGCCATGACACTGATCAGCCACACAAAGGATACCTAGGAAGAAATAGTGTctaattatttacaaatttttgtACGAGTTCATCACCTGTTCAAAAAATTTAATCAAATGCATGTCTCAAAATTTTACCATATTTCCCTATCATAAAgctatacaatttaaaatttagttatatGGTTGAACTAGCAGAAAGTCACATTTAAAAACCTACTACTAAATCTGTCTATAAGAAAATGAGACTAATTCTAAACCTGataccataaaaagaaataaagctcaCTTATAAACttagaacaattataaatttgttttacagtttatttatttagagagagagagagagagtgcgagtaggggaggggcagagagagagggcgaaagagaatcccaaggaggctccagatgccagtgctgagcccaatgcggggctcgaatcatGAAATCGtatgaccatgacctgagccgaaaccaagagtcagacgcttaaccaactgagccacccaggtgttccaacaattataaattattaataaatacagacgacccttaaacaacacaggggttaggggcactgactcCTGTATAGTTGAAAatctatgtataacttttgactcctcacttaattactaatagcctagTGTTAGCCAGatgccttactgataacataaacgtcaatatatatttacttatattcttacaataagaaTACTACATTCTTACAAcaaagttagagaaaagaaaatcataaaaggaaatatgtttacagtataatattgtatttactgaaaaaaatccacaggtATATGGAcccacagttcaaacccatgttattcaaggATTAGCTACATGTACCATAACTAACGTTTACCCCAGTAATGCATGGAcagtgttatatttttttaaaaaactgattacAAACACCAAACCTATAGGTTAAGcaagaaaaattacatgatcatcACTACAGAGGCCAAAAGacatttttggaaattaaaaatttaattctaattaaaaagaaaaaaaaggtaaagccaCATAAAAGAATCTAtgtaactaaataaaacatttgaaaggttgttaaaaaagatttctatcggggctcctgggtggctcagtcggttaagtgtctgacttcggctcaggtcatgatctcgcggttcgtgagttcaagccccacgtcgggctctgtgctaacagctcagagcctggagcctgtttcagattctgtgcctcctgctctctctctgaccctcccctgttcatgctctgtctctctctgtctcaaaaataaataaacgttaaaaaaaaaaaaagatttttatcaagggagcaaaatttttttaacagcttaTTAGTGTCTAATAAACTCAAcaaatttctcagaaaaaaataccaagataCCACTAGATAAATGAGTCAAAGGTAACCAATTCACGTTAATGGAAATAGTAATTATAACTAACAAATTCTTAACATATCCAGAAAGCAGTTCCATAAATGGTCCCTATACTTGGCATGCTATGTTTCAGAACTGCCCAAACCCCTATCAAGCAGATCTTACCAAAGGTCAGCATCTGATTTCTGAAATGGCCTAATACTAAAATTCTACCCCAGACAGCCTATAGTACTTGATAAATGACCCATTCAAACCATTTCTTTCTGGTGTTTAGAAACAAGGATAGGAACAAAACACACATcatattatctattatttattgtaCAGTAAATGTCACGTACTAAATATActcaaaaatctagaaaaataaattatttctactttgaaGTTGATGCAACTAAAGACAAACACAAACTGAGTGACTCTTAAGTTCATGTGCTTAACTACTGCTTGAGAAGTGACAAGACAGAGGCTCCAATAAGCCAAAGCTTAAAAGCAGTGGGAAGAGAATATAGGCAACAGAATCAGTAAAGAGGTAAACTGAATCACCAGTGTAAGAGTCACCAAAAGACATCTGTGCTTTACTATTCAGCCACTACAAAGTTTCTGTTCTCTACAAGGTTTCTGTGTACTTTGAAATAAACCTTCATAACCTGAGCACTTCTGTTCTTTGCAATCTTATAAAGcttgatataaaaagaaaataaatacacagggaATGGAAACCAAAGAtgcaaataaaagaaactgagatATCATTTAGTAACTATTAAAGCAGTTGTGGCAGGCATAATTCTAAAAGTCCAAGTCCCCAAGATTCTACAACCTAATCCCCAGCACCTGTAATGTGAGGAGATACCACTCCCATGATTATATTATATAGCACAGTTGGCTTTAAAACAAGATTGTCCAGGCAGTTCTAatctaatcacatgagccctttaAAAGCTGAGTTTTCTTTGGCCAGTTTCAGAAAAGAAGTCAGACTCACAGCTTCCCTGGCTAAGCAAAGAAGCTAGCTAAGCAATGGCTATATCTGTGACCTACAGAGCTGTGACACTACCAAATGAGTGCTGGTTTAACATGCTAAATTTGTAGTTGTTGGTTATGCAGCAATAGGAAACTTAATTAAACAGTTACtatataattcagcaattccactcctaggtatatacccaaaagaaattaCACCACTTATCTACACAAAATCTTACACAGGaattttcatagcagcatcattcataacagtcaaaaggtggaaacaatgcAAATATCCATCAAATGATCAATAGATAAATGTGGTAcaatccatacaatggaatattatttggcaataaaaagaaatgaaacactgaTACATGCTAAAAAGTGTATAGAAATTCATTGTTGGTACTATTGTAAATTCACACAActcatttagaagaaaatacagcaaaaggCTGTATATAAAAAAGATCTGGACCCTCTGATCTACTTCTTCCACTTTACCATCTGTCCTATGGAAGAAACTGGTAGAAGCAAACTGCTTCGTGCCAAaatggttcattttttaaatcacagcaaAAATGTAGAAACAAGTATCCAAccttaaaagaattataagaCAAATGTTGGCTTACCAACAACATAGAACACTAAGTAACTAAATGTTCATTAGTTCAACTAATAATGAGTGTCAAGCACTGGTGCTAAGATGGTAAAGATGCAACATGAACAAGACATCCTTATCATAATAGCAGGCGGCAGAGAATTAAACAAGAATGCTCTGGGTGTCCTAGCAAGGGGATCAGGGAAGATTTCCCAGAACTAACACAGTGAGACATAAAGAATTAGAAGGATCAAGCTAGGGCAAAAGATAGGGGAGAAGGAAAGTGAACTTTATTTCCTGTGTGAACACCCACACATGGAAGAAACACAAGCATTCCAAGAACTGAAGCATTCCAAGCCTTCAGGTCAACATACAGTATGCAAGTAAGGTAACATCTTAAAGGATGAAGCCCCATAGAGAGGCAAGGGCTAGATCATATGGGACCTTGTCAGCCTCAGTAAGTAAGGAGTTTGGATCTTATCTAAAGCATAGTGAGAACATTtgaagaaaactggagaaaaatatctgatttatattttagaaagattactcTGTACATAGAAATCACATTAGAGAAGAATAAGCTGCAAGTTAGGAAATCAGTGTAAGAGGGTACTGCACAAAGATTACAGAGACCTGTACTACGGGAGTAAGAGTGGAGATGAAGAAGGCAGAGTGTCTTAGTTCAAGTTGcttaacagaataccacagacagggtggcttaagcaataaacatttactcttcacagttctggagcctggaagtccaatCTGGATGGTCAGGTTCTGATGAGGACCACAACTCTTCCTGGCTTGCGGatagccaccttcttgctgtatcttcacatggtgaAAAAGAGAtcatctctctcctgcctcttcttataagggcactaatgccATTTATGAGacctccaccctcatgacctaactATCTCCCAACCGAACTCCAAATACTACCACACTGCAGCTTAGAGCTTTAGCAATATGAATAGAAGGGGATCAGAATAAATCATCAGTCCACAGTGTAGACTCAAGGCCTATTTCAATGATGGAATCACCAGACCTTGGTGACTGAAAGGATGTAGAAAGTAAGGGTAGGAAGAATCAAGGATGTCTGTTAGGTCCCTGACAACCAGATGGATGGAGCCATTTACTGAGATAGcacaaaggaaaaagcaagagatCTAGACAGGGGGAGAAGAAAGTTCATTCATCTGAAGCACCAGTGAGACATTCTAGAGGAACTGGGCCACTGGCAGCTCAACACATAGCTCTGGAGTTCCAGAGACACTGTAAGTGGGAAGTATTAACATACAGAATGTAACTGACACAACAAATGATGACGACAGCCCAGAGTTTGcatagtaaaacaaaaaaggactcAGCACAGAACACAGTGAAACACCAAAATTTaaggaatgaaaagagaaatcaacACAAGAAATGGTAGGAACAATCACAGAAGGAAAACGACGTAATATGGTATCAGAGTCAACAGTCACTAGCGTTGAATGGTGCCCAAACATCAAGCAGTAGACAATTGTAAGGACTatataaaataggagaaaagtttgataaaatattcagtgactaaagaacagaaaaaaatccttgatttcaacttagaaaaagaaatagttttgcATAGTCCCAATATGCAAAATATGGATAGAaagtaaatatgcaaatatattaaattttaaattataatcgTCTAAGGTTATActcttaaatttaaaagtatttcaggTGCACAACTTGCCCAAAAGCCATGAGGTAAGACCAAGCAAGTTTATACTACCCTCTCAGAATTGAtgtgatatatttaataaaagtaaatgaacatgaGATGTaccagaataaaaagaataatgaactCATAGTCTCACTGAGAACCCAGAGACCCAAAAGCTCTCATAGAGTGTGGGAAGTGCTGAAGTTACATTCAGAGTGCTATGGAAACAACACATGGTGGTTCTAaaccagagaggagaaaataagaa belongs to Acinonyx jubatus isolate Ajub_Pintada_27869175 chromosome A1, VMU_Ajub_asm_v1.0, whole genome shotgun sequence and includes:
- the FBXL3 gene encoding F-box/LRR-repeat protein 3, which encodes MKRGGRDSDHNLSEEGTAEKSKKLRTTNEQSQTCDWGNLLQDIILQVFKYLPLLDRAHASQVCRNWNQVFHMPDLWRCFEFELNQPATSYLKATHPELIKQIIKRHSNHLQYVSFKVDSSKESAEAACDILSQLVNCSLKTLGLISTARPSFMDLPKSHFISALTVVFVNSKSLSSLKIDDTPVDDPSLKVLVANNSDTLKLLKMSSCPHVSPAGILCVADQCHGLRELALNYHLLSDELLLALSSEKHVRLEHLRIDVVSENPGQTHFHTIQKSSWDAFIRHSPKVNLVMYFFLYEEEFDPFFRYEIPATHLYFGRSVSKDVLGRVGMTCPRLVELVVCANGLRPLDEELIRIAERCKNLSAIGLGECEVSCSAFVEFVKMCGGRLSQLSIMEEVLIPDQKYSLEQIHWEVSKHLGRVWFPDMMPTW